CATCAGTGCAAGCAGTTCGGGGTGCTGTCTGGACGGTGTCCCCTCCCCTTGCGGGGAGGGGTAGGGGTGGGGGTGGTTCAGGTCGGATCGCCGCGGTACCTCCTGCACCACCCCCGCCTCCGGCTCCTCCCCACAAGGGGGAGGAGAGACTCGCATTCGCCCTCACTGCCATTGCCGCCGCGTCTCCTGCCCGCCGGCCAGCACCGGCCCGGCCCGCCGACAACCGCGGAGGTAGTCGAGCGCCTGCGGGATCATCACGTCGGCCCGGTGGCTCTCACGGGACAGCTCGACGCAGATCAGCTTGCCGAAACCGACCTCCTCCAGCGCCTCCAGCACGCCCGGCACGTCCATGTCGCCCTCGCCGAAGGGCAGGTGGATGTGGCTGCCGCGCTTCATGTCCTCGATCGCCACGGTGCCGATCCGGTCGGCGAACTCCCGCACGGCCGCCGCCGGCTCCCGCTCGCCGGTGACCAGGCAGTGGCCTGTGTCGAGGGCGAGCTTCAGCCCCAGCACGGTCAGGGCCGCATAATCGTCGAGCGTCTCGATCAGCATGCCGGGCTCGGGCTCCAGGCACGGCACGACGCCGGCATCCGCGGCGAAGGCCGCGACCTCGTGCAGGCCGTCTGTCAGCCAGCGGCGGGCTTCCCCATGATCGACGCCGGGCTTCGGCACGCCGGCCCAGAACGAGACCGCCTCGGCGGAGAGC
The sequence above is drawn from the Methylobacterium mesophilicum SR1.6/6 genome and encodes:
- a CDS encoding sugar phosphate isomerase/epimerase family protein encodes the protein MTLRFAYNTNGAANHRLDDAIHLIKAAGYDGVALTLDIHHLDPFSETWAAEAGRVASLLEKLELTCVIETGARFLLDPSAKHEPTLVTADAAGRARRVGFLKRAIEIGAMLSAEAVSFWAGVPKPGVDHGEARRWLTDGLHEVAAFAADAGVVPCLEPEPGMLIETLDDYAALTVLGLKLALDTGHCLVTGEREPAAAVREFADRIGTVAIEDMKRGSHIHLPFGEGDMDVPGVLEALEEVGFGKLICVELSRESHRADVMIPQALDYLRGCRRAGPVLAGGQETRRQWQ